A genome region from Carya illinoinensis cultivar Pawnee chromosome 2, C.illinoinensisPawnee_v1, whole genome shotgun sequence includes the following:
- the LOC122301724 gene encoding receptor-like protein 7 yields the protein MGLSFPFIILIVPFLVSLMMFYLMLVASSSGVQPLCHDDQRFALLQFKEGFIINQSASKDASAYPKVLSWKPDQISDCCKWDGVECNKDTGHVIALDLSSSCLKGFLNSNSSLFRLAHLQKLNLADNDFNSSPVSASLRHLSRLTNLNLSHSIFSGQIPSEIFELSKLVFLDLSYNHPLLKLQKSGPRVIAQNFTNLEVLHLDQVVISSNVPNILANLTSLTSLSLSDCDLHGEFPVGIFRLPNLQHLDIQYNENLTGCVPEFNRTSPLVSLKLGYTNFYGELPDSIGNLKSLVEFNAYFCNFSGEIPSSLGNLTNLIGLRLQSNRLQGSIPQSISRLVNLEVLYLHDNDLSGTVEFELFLRLRNLLRL from the coding sequence ATGGGTTTATCCTTTCCTTTCATCATCTTGATCGTGCCCTTTCTTGTTTCATTGATGATGTTTTATCTTATGCTTGTTGCCTCTTCTTCTGGTGTGCAGCCCCTATGCCATGATGATCAGAGATTTGCCTTGTTGCAATTCAAGGAAGGCTTCATCATCAATCAGTCCGCGTCCAAAGATGCCTCTGCTTATCCGAAGGTTTTGTCATGGAAGCCTGATCAAATCAGTGATTGCTGCAAGTGGGACGGTGTAGAGTGCAATAAGGACACTGGTCATGTCATCGCCCTCGATCTCAGTAGCAGTTGTCTCAAAGGTTTTCTCAACTCCAATAGCAGCCTCTTCCGCCTTGCTCACCTCCAAAAACTCAATTTGGCCGACAATGACTTTAACTCTTCTCCAGTTTCGGCTAGTTTGAGGCATCTTTCAAGGCTAACAAATCTCAACCTCTCTCACTCTATATTTTCTGGCCAAATCCCATCAGAAATTTTCGAGCTCTCCAAGTTAGTTTTCTTGGATCTCTCATATAACCATCCATTGTTGAAGCTCCAAAAATCTGGCCCAAGAGTTATAGCTCAAAACTTCACAAACTTGGAAGTACTACATCTTGATCAGGTTGTTATATCATCCAACGTACCCAATATCTTGGCAAACTTAACTTCTTTAACATCTCTATCTTTAAGCGATTGTGACTTGCATGGTGAATTTCCCGTGGGAATTTTCCGTCTACCTAATCTTCAGCATCTTGATATACAGTACAATGAAAACCTCACGGGATGTGTCCCAGAATTTAATAGAACTAGCCCCCTTGTATCATTGAAACTTGGATACACGAACTTCTATGGTGAGCTACCAGATTCAATTGGTAACCTCAAGTCCTTGGTTGAATTTAATGCATATTTTTGCAACTTCTCAGGTGAAATACCATCTTCACTAGGTAACCTTACCAATCTAATTGGTTTACGACTtcaatcaaataggctgcaagGTTCAATTCCACAGTCAATATCAAGGCTTGTAAATCTTGAAGTTCTGTATCTCCATGATAACGATTTGAGTGGCACGGTGGAGTTTGAGTTGTTTCTGAGACTCAGGAACCTCCTTCGTCTCTAG
- the LOC122301725 gene encoding receptor-like protein 54, protein MGNVSIETLWALDLERNFLTGFNQLPVVLPYVNLNYLGLGSNMLQGSLPIPPPSIAYFSVSNNRLTGEIPHWICNLSLITNLDLSSNNLGGVLPQCLGNLSDSLSLDLHGNNFHGTIPRICDETNKLLIIDLSQNHLQGRVPRSLINCTKLEAINLGNNQIHDIFPSWLGILPELRILILRSNKLYGTIGSSDSNFDFPKLHIIDLSNNDLTGKFPSEHFLNWKAMQIVDAESLKYVEESHTMVTLAGERVSRRHSYSMTMIIKGMDTLYDRVPDFLIVIDLSNNRFDGEIPEVVGNLKGLNLLNLSSNFLTGPIPFKLANLTWLESLDLSQNKLFGAIPPQLTELTFLSHFNVSHNRLTGPIPHGKQFDTFSSSSFSENPELCGYPLPKKCGNPEDSQPPSSSHNSTNHNSKFSFEFGWKVVAMGYGCGFLFGAVFGQIMITKKYGWFMKTFAIGQPTRRRVNWRGHRN, encoded by the coding sequence ATGGGGAACGTAAGTATAGAAACTCTCTGGGCTTTAGATCTGGAGCGTAACTTCCTCACCGGTTTCAACCAACTTCCGGTTGTACTCCCCTACGTTAATCTAAATTATCTTGGGCTTGGTTCTAACATGCTTCAAGGGTCACTGCCAATCCCACCACCTTCCATTGCTTACTTTTCAGTCTCAAACAACAGACTGACTGGGGAGATACCACATTGGATTTGCAATCTAAGTTTAATAACTAATCTCGATTTGTCAAGCAACAACTTGGGTGGCGTTCTTCCTCAATGTTTAGGCAACTTGAGTGATTCTCTCTCATTGGACCTACACGGTAATAACTTTCATGGAACCATTCCTCGGATCTGCGATGAAACAAACAAATTGCTGATAATTGATTTAAGCCAAAATCATTTACAAGGACGTGTACCGAGATCATTGATCAATTGTACCAAGCTTGAAGCTATTAACCTTGGTAACAATCAGATACATGATATTTTTCCTTCCTGGTTGGGCATTCTTCCAGAGTTGAGGATTCTCATTTTGAGATCTAATAAACTCTATGGTACAATAGGAAGTTCTGATAGCAATTTCGATTTCCCGAAATTGCACATCATTGACCTCTCAAATAATGATCTTACTGGCAAGTTTCCCTCTGAACACTTCCTAAATTGGAAAGCCATGCAAATCGTCGATGCTGAGAGCTTAAAGTACGTGGAGGAAAGCCATACTATGGTGACACTTGCAGGAGAAAGAGTGAGCCGCCGCCACTCTTACTCAATGACAATGATCATCAAAGGCATGGATACACTATATGATAGAGTCCctgatttcttaatagttaTTGATCTCTCGAACAACAGATTTGATGGAGAAATTCCAGAAGTGGTGGGGAATCTGAAAGGACTTAATTTGCTCAACCTTTCCTCAAACTTTCTCACAGGGCCTATCCCATTTAAATTGGCAAACTTGACATGGCTAGAATCATTGGATCTATCTCAAAACAAGTTGTTTGGTGCGATCCCTCCACAACTAACAGAACTCACTTTTCTTTCACACTTTAATGTCTCCCATAATCGCTTGACAGGACCTATACCACATGGGAAGCAATTCGACACATTCAGCAGCAGTTCGTTCAGTGAGAACCCTGAATTATGCGGTTACCCTTTGCCAAAGAAATGTGGGAATCCTGAGGACTCACAACCTCCATCTTCAAGCCACAACTCAACAAACCACAactcaaagttctcatttgaatttggttGGAAAGTAGTCGCGATGGGATACGGATGTGGATTCTTGTTTGGAGCTGTGTTTGGGCAAATCATGATCACAAAGAAGTATGGTTGGTTTATGAAGACGTTTGCAATTGGGCAGCCGACACGTAGAAGGGTGAATTGGAGGGGCcatagaaattaa